One segment of Pseudanabaena sp. PCC 6802 DNA contains the following:
- a CDS encoding Spy/CpxP family protein refolding chaperone yields MFRNFNRGLAIAILSVAAAGVAIPTIVAAQSSPSPTSPSLTKPQRRGGMWEQLNLSEAQKQQLKTVHDNAKKEIESVLTEEQRAKLAETRQSGNRKGAWRSLNLTTDQKQKISDIRKRSKEQSLAILTSEQRTQLEQMRANRQPK; encoded by the coding sequence ATGTTTCGTAATTTCAACCGTGGTTTGGCAATCGCAATTTTATCGGTAGCGGCGGCGGGGGTTGCTATCCCCACTATCGTTGCGGCTCAATCTTCGCCTTCACCTACGTCTCCATCGCTAACCAAGCCGCAGCGACGCGGTGGCATGTGGGAGCAACTCAATCTCTCCGAGGCCCAAAAGCAACAACTTAAGACAGTGCACGATAACGCCAAAAAGGAGATTGAAAGCGTACTGACAGAAGAGCAACGTGCTAAACTCGCTGAGACCAGACAATCGGGCAATCGTAAGGGGGCATGGCGATCGCTCAATCTCACAACCGATCAAAAGCAGAAAATTAGCGACATTCGCAAGCGTTCTAAGGAACAAAGCCTGGCGATCTTGACTTCAGAACAACGCACTCAACTAGAACAGATGAGAGCGAACCGCCAACCCAAATAA
- a CDS encoding type IV pilus twitching motility protein PilT, translating to MTPIPPPAQPQSTKLDASTSRQPSTQNPTRQQSTQNANTRQQSPQNAMSPATPLPRAAVRPGPPPSLQVPHVNPRHAGQPSLAQLVKDAFEQGCSDLHLGANEQVRFRLRGLMVIQDNYPVPDEATFFSWLAEVMDDKQIQHFKDTLEFDGATQYEFARCRINVFQTLRGPAMVMRIIPLKMLTIEQLGLPEVFRELCYTHKGLILVTGPTGSGKSTTLAAMVDFINTEMPKHLISIEDPIEFVHQSKKALIKQREVGIHTHKFDNALKASLREDPDIILIGEMRDKETVNTALKAGQTGHLVFGTLHTNSAIKTIERILNLYEPDQQGPMRDQLAETLVAVIAQTLVRTTDGKRAAVHEIMINTDAIRDYIKRAEVDEIEAIIPKSTFDGMCSMNQSLYKLYEDGRITEETAVENSPRPNEMAQMLRGRV from the coding sequence ATGACACCCATTCCACCACCCGCGCAGCCCCAGTCTACTAAATTGGATGCCAGCACTAGTAGACAACCAAGTACGCAAAATCCTACTAGGCAGCAAAGTACCCAAAATGCTAACACCAGGCAGCAGAGTCCGCAGAATGCCATGTCACCAGCAACGCCACTACCTCGTGCTGCTGTGCGTCCGGGGCCACCGCCATCTTTACAGGTGCCCCATGTCAACCCACGACATGCTGGGCAACCCTCGCTAGCGCAGTTAGTCAAGGATGCCTTTGAGCAAGGATGCTCTGACCTTCACCTTGGTGCCAACGAGCAGGTACGATTCCGCTTGCGGGGGTTGATGGTAATTCAAGACAATTATCCAGTTCCCGATGAAGCCACATTTTTCTCGTGGCTGGCTGAAGTGATGGATGACAAGCAAATTCAACACTTTAAGGACACGCTTGAGTTTGACGGCGCGACCCAATATGAATTTGCCCGCTGTCGGATTAACGTTTTCCAAACCCTGAGAGGTCCAGCCATGGTAATGCGGATTATTCCGCTGAAAATGTTGACGATCGAGCAATTGGGTTTGCCAGAAGTATTTCGGGAGTTGTGCTACACGCACAAGGGTTTAATTTTAGTAACTGGGCCGACTGGCTCCGGTAAGTCAACTACTCTAGCTGCGATGGTTGACTTTATTAATACGGAAATGCCAAAGCATCTCATCTCGATTGAAGATCCAATTGAATTCGTACATCAAAGTAAGAAAGCCCTCATCAAGCAACGCGAAGTTGGCATTCACACCCACAAGTTTGACAATGCGCTCAAGGCTTCTTTGCGGGAAGACCCCGATATCATTCTGATTGGGGAAATGCGGGACAAGGAAACGGTGAACACGGCACTCAAAGCGGGGCAAACCGGACACTTAGTATTTGGCACTTTGCACACCAACAGCGCGATCAAGACTATCGAGCGTATTCTCAATCTCTACGAGCCAGATCAACAGGGTCCGATGCGCGATCAATTAGCTGAAACATTGGTAGCGGTTATTGCTCAAACCCTCGTACGTACGACCGATGGAAAGCGAGCGGCGGTGCATGAAATCATGATTAACACCGACGCGATTAGAGACTACATCAAGCGGGCTGAAGTAGATGAAATTGAAGCGATTATTCCCAAGAGCACCTTTGATGGTATGTGCTCGATGAATCAATCGCTCTACAAGCTGTACGAGGACGGTCGCATTACGGAGGAAACGGCGGTGGAAAACTCACCCAGACCGAATGAAATGGCGCAAATGCTGCGAGGTAGAGTGTAG
- the map gene encoding type I methionyl aminopeptidase: MNILSALRSQSSQSKQDKSATATQSGPRPSKGIELKSKREVDLMRESSAIVATVLKEISEIIEPGMTTLDLDAYAEKRIREMGAVPSFKGYHGFPASICASVNQEVVHGIPSAKRVIKAGDIVKIDTGAYKNGFHGDSCITIAVPPVSDRAAKLVQVAEEALFKGIAQVKAGKYLLDIAGAIQDHVVAHGFTVVEDFTGHGVGRNLHEEPSVFNFRTHQLPNVRLRAGMTLAIEPIINMGSKNVRILRDKWTAVTVDNQLSAQFEHTVLVTEDGYEILTDRSKV; this comes from the coding sequence ATGAACATTCTTTCCGCTCTGCGATCGCAGTCCAGCCAGTCTAAGCAGGACAAGTCCGCAACTGCTACCCAGTCGGGTCCCAGACCATCTAAAGGTATTGAGCTTAAATCTAAACGCGAAGTGGATCTGATGCGGGAGTCCTCGGCGATCGTCGCCACTGTCCTGAAAGAGATCTCTGAAATCATTGAGCCTGGCATGACTACCCTCGATCTAGATGCTTATGCTGAGAAGCGCATTCGCGAGATGGGAGCGGTTCCGAGTTTTAAGGGCTACCACGGTTTTCCAGCCAGTATTTGTGCCAGTGTCAATCAGGAGGTGGTTCACGGTATCCCCAGTGCTAAGCGCGTCATTAAGGCTGGCGATATCGTCAAAATCGATACGGGTGCGTATAAAAATGGCTTTCACGGCGATTCTTGCATCACCATTGCCGTGCCGCCCGTGAGCGATCGCGCTGCCAAGCTAGTGCAAGTAGCGGAAGAAGCACTATTTAAAGGGATTGCTCAGGTCAAAGCGGGTAAATATTTATTAGATATAGCTGGCGCGATTCAAGATCACGTCGTAGCGCATGGCTTTACTGTCGTGGAAGATTTTACCGGGCATGGGGTCGGGCGCAATCTGCATGAAGAACCTTCCGTGTTTAACTTCCGCACCCACCAGCTACCAAATGTAAGATTGCGAGCGGGGATGACCCTAGCGATCGAGCCAATTATAAATATGGGTTCTAAGAACGTGCGGATTCTGCGCGATAAGTGGACGGCAGTAACCGTTGATAACCAGCTATCCGCCCAGTTCGAGCATACGGTACTGGTCACAGAAGATGGCTACGAGATCCTCACCGATCGCAGTAAAGTCTAG
- a CDS encoding ATP-binding cassette domain-containing protein has translation MEVMSEAQLSDRLAPTTEPSVQVRNLNFFFGTGELRKQALFDINLELYPGQIAILTGPSGSGKTTLLTLIGALRSAREGSLNVLGQEITGLGKSKLIEVRKNIGFIFQAHNLFGSLSARQNVQMSVDLLRYSSQSSRELAADILGKVGLAERVDYKPKALSGGQKQRVAIARALVNKPRLILADEPTAALDKKSGRDVVNLMQTLAKEENITVLMVTHDNRILDVADRVINMVDGRLESDTNLQDFVSSRSGITPDGRMFML, from the coding sequence ATGGAAGTTATGTCAGAAGCACAGCTTAGCGATCGCTTAGCTCCCACGACCGAGCCGTCGGTACAGGTTCGCAATCTAAACTTTTTCTTCGGTACTGGCGAGTTACGCAAGCAGGCTTTATTTGACATTAATTTGGAGCTTTATCCCGGACAAATTGCGATCCTGACTGGGCCATCTGGTTCGGGTAAAACAACCTTGCTAACCTTAATTGGGGCATTGCGCAGCGCCAGAGAAGGTAGCCTTAATGTCCTCGGACAGGAAATTACTGGTCTCGGTAAAAGTAAATTGATCGAGGTGCGTAAGAACATCGGGTTTATTTTCCAAGCCCATAACCTGTTTGGTTCTCTCAGCGCCAGACAGAACGTCCAGATGTCAGTCGATCTGTTGCGTTATTCCAGCCAAAGCTCTAGGGAGTTAGCAGCCGATATTTTAGGTAAGGTGGGTTTGGCGGAACGGGTGGACTACAAGCCCAAAGCGCTTTCAGGCGGACAGAAACAAAGGGTAGCGATCGCTCGCGCTCTTGTGAATAAGCCAAGACTAATCCTTGCAGACGAACCAACAGCCGCGCTGGATAAAAAATCAGGCCGAGATGTGGTCAACCTCATGCAAACGCTTGCTAAAGAGGAAAACATCACGGTTTTGATGGTGACGCACGATAATCGCATCCTTGATGTTGCCGATCGCGTCATCAACATGGTAGACGGTCGCCTGGAATCCGATACCAATCTGCAAGATTTTGTCTCATCCCGCAGCGGCATTACCCCGGATGGGCGCATGTTCATGCTGTAA
- a CDS encoding Nif11-like leader peptide family natural product precursor, translated as MALDQLEGFLKKMQSEPALKNEVLAASTADDVARIALKLGFEFSGDELLRMSGKKFGSVTVIKTETPGEYN; from the coding sequence ATGGCTTTAGATCAACTAGAGGGTTTTTTAAAGAAAATGCAGTCTGAGCCTGCACTTAAAAATGAGGTACTCGCAGCATCAACTGCAGATGATGTTGCGCGAATAGCACTAAAGCTTGGCTTTGAATTTTCAGGTGATGAATTATTGAGAATGTCAGGTAAAAAATTTGGCAGTGTTACTGTTATAAAAACAGAAACTCCTGGAGAGTACAATTAA
- a CDS encoding pentapeptide repeat-containing protein: protein MFSTSIKTDELANAAKKLLARYASGERNFSEENFQGVRLRSADLRGTNLSSVNLSFANLRGCNFRVANMTKANMNGSYLIDANMSNADLRGISITDANLSNADMWEADLAGANLSGSNLFRANLGMADFTNANFSNTVLTDASFNKANVKNAIFTNADLMDANLSDALNLTPEQVKAARNWEFAAYSKDFRKKLGLPDPV, encoded by the coding sequence ATGTTTAGTACTTCGATCAAAACAGACGAATTAGCAAATGCAGCCAAGAAACTACTCGCCCGTTATGCATCGGGGGAAAGAAATTTCTCAGAGGAAAATTTCCAAGGGGTCAGGCTCAGAAGCGCCGATCTCAGAGGTACTAACCTCAGTTCCGTTAACCTCAGTTTTGCTAACCTGCGGGGCTGCAATTTTAGAGTCGCGAATATGACCAAAGCCAATATGAATGGCTCCTACTTGATCGATGCCAATATGAGCAATGCCGATCTCAGAGGCATATCGATTACAGATGCTAATTTGAGCAACGCCGATATGTGGGAAGCGGACTTAGCTGGGGCGAATTTAAGTGGTTCTAACCTATTTCGGGCTAATTTAGGCATGGCTGACTTTACCAATGCCAATTTTAGTAATACTGTCCTGACGGATGCCAGTTTTAATAAAGCCAATGTGAAGAATGCCATCTTCACCAATGCCGACCTTATGGATGCCAATCTGAGCGACGCCCTAAACCTCACGCCCGAGCAAGTAAAGGCAGCGCGAAACTGGGAGTTTGCCGCATACAGCAAGGATTTCCGTAAAAAGCTAGGCTTACCCGATCCGGTTTAG
- the acnB gene encoding bifunctional aconitate hydratase 2/2-methylisocitrate dehydratase has translation MLSAYRDRVAERAQLGIPPLPLNARQTADLCELLQQPADGEAEFLLELLRDRIPPGVDSAAYVKAGFLSAIAHNKIQSPLVSPALAVELLGTMVGGYNVQALVDLLSHAALGGEAAKALSKTLLVFDTWHQVLELADTNPHAKQVIDDWAAATWFTSRPPLAETITVNVFKVPGETNTDDLSPASQAFSRPDIPLHALSMLESRLPDSLATIARLKQNGYPVAYVGDVVGTGSSRKSAINSVLWHIGQDIPYIPNKRSGGVILGGAIAPIFFNTAEDAGALPIQCDVTKLETGMVITIHTRAGKITDRDTGETLATFELAPSTIADEVRAGGRIPLIIGRGLTDKVRHALELPVSELFTRPQDPADTGKGFTLAQKMVGKACGLPGVRPGTACEPMMTTVGSQDTTGPMTRDELQELACLGFSADLVMQSFCHTAAYPKPTDIKTHHELPDFFSTRGGVALHVGDGIIHSWLNRMLLPDTVGTGGDSHTRFPLGISFPAGSGLVAFAAALGVMPLNMPESVLVRFKGELQPGVTLRDVVNAIPYIAIQKGLLTVAKQNKKNIFSGRIIEIEGLPDLKVEQAFELTDASAERSCAGCTIKLSVETVSEYLRSNVALLKNMVARGYKDAQTIMRRVAKMEAWLADPVLMSADDDAEYAEIIEIDLNEIKEPIVAAPNDPDNVKLLSEVAGDRIDEVFIGSCMTNIGHYRAAARVLEKEPPVKVRLWICPPTRMDEHQLKEEGIYSTFGLAGARTEVPGCSLCMGNQARVGDGTTVFSTSTRNFNNRMGKDARVYLGSAELSAVCALLGRIPTVEEYKAIVANKIDPLASDLYKYLNFDQIEGFADEGRVIPLEQMPRIEDILGMPAPASR, from the coding sequence ATGCTGTCAGCCTATCGCGATCGCGTTGCCGAACGCGCGCAACTTGGTATCCCGCCGTTACCCCTTAACGCTCGGCAAACTGCTGACCTGTGCGAGCTACTGCAGCAGCCAGCCGATGGAGAAGCGGAATTCTTGCTGGAATTACTGCGCGATCGCATTCCGCCTGGGGTGGATAGCGCTGCCTATGTCAAAGCTGGCTTCTTAAGCGCGATCGCCCACAACAAAATTCAATCCCCTCTAGTTTCCCCAGCTTTAGCAGTGGAATTACTAGGCACGATGGTTGGCGGCTACAACGTGCAAGCCCTGGTGGATCTGCTGTCCCATGCGGCTCTAGGTGGCGAGGCGGCCAAAGCTCTGAGCAAAACCCTCCTGGTGTTCGATACCTGGCATCAGGTTCTGGAATTAGCGGATACGAATCCCCATGCCAAGCAGGTAATTGACGACTGGGCAGCGGCAACCTGGTTTACGAGTCGTCCACCCCTAGCTGAAACCATTACCGTTAACGTGTTTAAAGTGCCAGGGGAAACCAATACAGACGATCTATCTCCAGCATCGCAGGCATTCTCTCGCCCTGATATTCCACTCCACGCGCTCAGCATGTTGGAGTCCAGACTACCCGACTCCCTTGCGACGATCGCTCGACTCAAGCAAAATGGCTACCCCGTCGCCTATGTCGGTGATGTAGTCGGCACGGGCTCGTCGCGCAAGTCGGCTATCAACTCCGTCCTCTGGCACATCGGTCAAGATATTCCCTACATTCCGAATAAGCGCTCCGGTGGAGTGATTCTCGGTGGAGCGATCGCGCCTATCTTCTTTAATACGGCTGAAGATGCTGGTGCATTACCTATTCAATGCGATGTCACCAAACTGGAAACAGGTATGGTAATTACCATTCATACCCGTGCGGGTAAAATTACCGATCGTGACACAGGTGAAACTCTCGCCACATTTGAACTCGCACCCAGCACGATCGCCGATGAAGTCCGCGCTGGCGGTCGCATCCCCCTAATTATTGGGCGCGGCCTTACGGATAAAGTGCGCCATGCTCTGGAACTGCCAGTGAGCGAACTATTTACCCGTCCCCAAGATCCGGCTGACACGGGTAAAGGCTTTACTCTGGCGCAGAAAATGGTAGGCAAAGCCTGTGGGCTGCCAGGCGTGCGACCGGGTACAGCCTGCGAACCGATGATGACTACAGTAGGCTCGCAGGATACGACAGGCCCCATGACTCGCGATGAGTTGCAGGAACTTGCCTGCTTGGGCTTTAGTGCGGATCTAGTGATGCAGAGCTTTTGCCATACGGCTGCCTATCCCAAACCCACTGATATTAAAACGCACCACGAGTTACCTGACTTTTTCTCGACGCGGGGTGGTGTAGCGCTACATGTCGGCGATGGCATCATTCACTCCTGGCTCAACCGGATGCTACTGCCCGATACTGTGGGTACGGGTGGCGACTCGCATACCCGCTTCCCCTTGGGGATTTCCTTCCCCGCTGGCTCTGGTTTGGTAGCTTTTGCTGCTGCCCTGGGCGTGATGCCATTGAACATGCCCGAATCAGTTTTGGTACGTTTTAAGGGCGAGTTGCAGCCTGGAGTTACTCTGCGCGATGTCGTTAATGCCATTCCCTACATCGCCATCCAAAAGGGATTGCTGACGGTGGCAAAGCAAAATAAGAAGAATATTTTTTCGGGTCGCATCATAGAAATTGAGGGTCTGCCCGACTTGAAGGTAGAGCAGGCATTTGAGCTAACTGATGCCTCAGCCGAGCGTTCCTGCGCTGGCTGCACGATTAAACTCAGCGTTGAAACTGTGTCCGAATATTTGCGCTCCAATGTAGCCTTGCTCAAAAATATGGTGGCACGCGGCTATAAAGATGCCCAAACGATTATGCGTCGCGTTGCCAAAATGGAAGCATGGTTGGCCGATCCCGTGCTCATGTCCGCCGATGATGATGCCGAATATGCGGAAATTATCGAGATCGACCTGAATGAAATTAAGGAGCCGATTGTTGCCGCGCCTAACGATCCCGATAACGTCAAGTTGCTTTCTGAAGTGGCAGGCGATCGCATTGACGAGGTATTTATTGGTTCCTGCATGACCAATATCGGTCATTACCGCGCTGCGGCCAGGGTATTAGAAAAAGAACCGCCCGTTAAAGTGCGGCTCTGGATCTGCCCGCCCACGCGCATGGACGAGCATCAACTTAAGGAAGAAGGTATATACAGTACTTTCGGCTTGGCCGGAGCCAGAACTGAGGTACCCGGTTGTAGCCTGTGCATGGGCAACCAGGCTCGCGTTGGCGACGGCACGACCGTATTCTCCACCTCTACGCGCAACTTTAATAACCGCATGGGCAAGGATGCCCGCGTTTATCTAGGCTCGGCGGAGTTGTCGGCTGTTTGTGCCCTTCTCGGTCGCATTCCCACTGTGGAGGAATACAAAGCGATCGTGGCAAATAAAATCGATCCCTTGGCTAGTGATCTGTATAAGTATCTCAATTTTGACCAGATCGAGGGGTTTGCCGATGAAGGTCGCGTCATTCCTTTAGAACAAATGCCCCGCATTGAGGATATTTTGGGAATGCCCGCGCCTGCTAGTCGGTAG
- a CDS encoding P-II family nitrogen regulator: MKKVEAIIRPFKLDEVKIALVNAGVVGMTVSEVRGFGRQKGQTERYRGSEYTVEFLQKLKVEIVVEDDQVEMVVEKVISAARTGEIGDGKIFVSPVEQIYRIRTGEKDLEAV; this comes from the coding sequence TTGAAAAAGGTTGAAGCAATTATTCGTCCTTTTAAACTTGATGAAGTCAAAATCGCTCTAGTAAATGCTGGAGTAGTAGGTATGACAGTATCGGAAGTACGAGGCTTTGGTCGCCAAAAAGGACAAACAGAGCGTTATCGTGGTTCGGAATACACGGTTGAGTTTTTACAAAAACTGAAAGTAGAAATTGTGGTAGAGGACGATCAGGTGGAAATGGTTGTGGAGAAGGTTATCTCCGCTGCTCGTACAGGTGAAATTGGTGATGGCAAGATCTTCGTCAGCCCAGTTGAGCAAATTTACCGCATCCGTACAGGTGAAAAAGACTTAGAAGCAGTCTAG
- a CDS encoding PrsW family glutamic-type intramembrane protease yields the protein MTNGRSPQGFLIRISSTTDSDREVISLFDDIAIVIGRDPRCDVAIDPELYGSVSRRHAEIRANFNFGVRRWEICDLDSANGTFINGQRLSGCQVLQIGDRITLSQKGPIFEFQTDDRSYATRLEANSGSHQPTSLTLTQLVPIISTGGDLFHKAYLVPAIFTVLSVVLLFASLGNTWQFNLVLSVYISAAAYYFVYQLCQKPKPWWVLLGVTLTTILIIRSPILRLFIWFFREILPGSPPTGDTNFLIVLVNMFFGTGLMEELLKALPVLAVWGIGDRLKQPWRDRIGVFEPLDGILLGTASAVGFTLLETLGQYVPLVTQAAGNEAGLQILIPRVLGSVSGHMAYSGYLGYFIGLSVLKPTKRWQILGVGYISASLLHALWNAFSTLGGVNQQNFWLLSFVGILSYAFLAAAILKARTFSPKRKTSSGGGTNPAGNRRRRPARNLNQTIASPDLDSDKE from the coding sequence ATGACTAATGGTCGCTCGCCTCAAGGCTTTCTTATTCGTATTTCCTCTACAACTGATAGCGATCGCGAGGTAATCTCTCTGTTCGACGATATCGCGATCGTAATTGGGCGCGATCCCAGGTGCGATGTCGCGATCGATCCAGAACTTTATGGTTCGGTATCTAGACGGCATGCTGAGATCAGGGCCAACTTCAATTTTGGGGTACGCCGTTGGGAAATCTGCGACCTTGATAGTGCCAATGGTACGTTTATCAACGGTCAGCGCCTGTCCGGGTGTCAGGTTTTGCAAATTGGCGATCGCATCACGCTCAGTCAAAAAGGCCCGATCTTTGAATTTCAAACAGACGATCGCAGTTATGCAACTCGACTCGAAGCTAATTCCGGTAGTCATCAGCCCACGTCTTTAACTCTGACGCAACTGGTGCCGATCATCTCAACTGGTGGCGATCTGTTCCACAAAGCCTACCTCGTTCCAGCGATCTTCACCGTCTTGTCTGTCGTCCTGCTGTTTGCCTCCTTAGGCAATACATGGCAGTTTAACCTGGTGCTGTCTGTTTATATTAGTGCGGCGGCCTACTACTTTGTCTACCAACTTTGCCAGAAACCAAAACCCTGGTGGGTATTGCTAGGCGTTACGCTCACAACAATCCTGATTATACGCAGCCCCATCCTCAGATTGTTTATCTGGTTCTTTCGAGAAATCCTGCCTGGCAGTCCACCTACAGGGGATACAAACTTCCTGATCGTACTGGTCAACATGTTCTTCGGTACCGGCTTGATGGAAGAACTGTTGAAGGCTCTGCCAGTACTGGCGGTATGGGGCATTGGCGATCGACTGAAACAGCCCTGGCGCGATCGCATCGGTGTATTTGAGCCTCTAGATGGCATTCTGCTGGGCACTGCTTCCGCCGTAGGGTTTACCCTGCTAGAAACCTTGGGGCAATACGTACCATTGGTGACGCAAGCAGCCGGAAACGAGGCTGGCTTGCAAATTTTGATCCCGCGAGTATTGGGTTCTGTGTCTGGGCATATGGCCTATAGCGGCTATCTGGGTTACTTCATTGGGTTGAGCGTTCTCAAGCCTACGAAGCGGTGGCAAATTCTCGGAGTCGGTTATATAAGTGCTTCTTTGCTCCATGCCCTTTGGAACGCCTTTAGCACTTTAGGGGGAGTCAACCAGCAAAACTTCTGGCTGTTATCGTTTGTCGGTATCTTGTCCTATGCTTTTCTGGCCGCCGCGATTCTTAAAGCGCGCACGTTCTCGCCCAAGCGCAAAACTTCAAGCGGCGGCGGTACGAATCCCGCAGGGAATCGCCGCCGCCGTCCAGCCAGAAACCTGAACCAAACTATCGCTAGTCCAGATCTGGATTCCGACAAGGAATAG
- a CDS encoding Dps family protein, whose protein sequence is MGKDNVKGSMVIDLGIDAKDRKEIADGLSRLLADTYTLYLKTHNFHWNVTGPMFNTLHLMFEGQYTELALAVDLIAERIRSLGFPAPGTYSDYAKLTSIKETEGVPKAEEMIALLVEGQEAVVRTARSIFPVVDKANDEPTADLLTQRMQVHEKTAWMLRSLLE, encoded by the coding sequence ATGGGTAAAGATAATGTGAAGGGAAGCATGGTAATTGACTTGGGGATTGATGCAAAAGATAGAAAGGAAATTGCCGATGGGTTGTCTCGGCTCTTAGCTGACACCTATACCCTATACCTCAAGACCCACAACTTCCACTGGAACGTCACTGGGCCGATGTTCAATACACTACACCTCATGTTTGAGGGGCAATATACGGAACTAGCACTTGCAGTTGACTTAATTGCCGAGCGGATTCGCTCTTTGGGATTCCCAGCGCCAGGTACATACTCGGACTATGCCAAGCTCACCTCCATTAAAGAAACGGAGGGCGTACCTAAAGCGGAAGAGATGATCGCTTTACTGGTGGAAGGGCAGGAAGCGGTGGTGCGGACAGCCCGCTCCATTTTCCCTGTAGTAGACAAGGCAAACGACGAACCTACGGCAGATCTGCTGACTCAGCGGATGCAGGTGCATGAAAAAACGGCCTGGATGCTGCGCAGCCTGCTGGAATAG
- a CDS encoding ParB N-terminal domain-containing protein: MIRVQAIPIQQIRRPLYRQNDTSKVEKLMRSIAEIGLQEPIDVLEVDGEYYGFSGCHRYEACTRLGHETILCNVRRAPRSVLRMHLA; this comes from the coding sequence ATGATCAGAGTTCAAGCAATTCCGATACAGCAAATTCGCCGACCTTTATATCGACAGAACGATACCTCTAAAGTGGAAAAACTGATGCGGTCGATCGCGGAAATTGGCTTGCAAGAGCCTATAGACGTACTGGAAGTAGACGGTGAATATTATGGATTTTCGGGATGCCATCGCTATGAAGCCTGTACGCGGTTAGGCCACGAAACGATTCTGTGTAATGTACGCCGAGCACCGCGATCGGTGTTGAGAATGCATCTGGCGTAG
- a CDS encoding SDR family NAD(P)-dependent oxidoreductase → MTEFKSNKRVALVTGSTSGIGLAIANRLAEDGFVIAFHSKSSVITGQALAKAYPGSSYSQADLADQSQARGLIAKVLSQHDRLDVLVNNAGISATIPHASLKEASAEIWRDLYEVNVIAPWTLIAEAETALRQASSREYPSCILNISSHAGIRPKGASIPYAASKAALNHMTSLLALSLAPMIRVNAIAPGLVETPMSENWTAARKLWEERSPMGRGAQPEEIAQVASMLIASHYLTGEILIVDGGLNLT, encoded by the coding sequence ATGACCGAATTTAAAAGCAACAAGAGGGTTGCCCTCGTCACTGGTTCAACATCTGGCATAGGGTTGGCAATTGCCAACCGACTTGCTGAGGACGGATTTGTCATTGCTTTTCATTCCAAGTCTTCAGTAATAACTGGGCAAGCATTAGCAAAAGCTTACCCTGGTTCGTCTTATTCACAAGCAGATCTGGCAGACCAAAGTCAAGCTCGCGGTTTGATTGCCAAGGTGTTGTCGCAGCACGATCGGCTGGATGTATTGGTAAATAATGCGGGCATTAGCGCCACGATTCCACATGCTTCTCTTAAGGAAGCTTCAGCAGAGATCTGGCGAGATCTCTACGAGGTCAACGTTATCGCGCCCTGGACGCTCATTGCAGAGGCTGAAACGGCTTTACGCCAGGCATCAAGTCGCGAATACCCCAGTTGCATTCTTAATATCAGTTCCCATGCAGGTATTCGCCCTAAGGGGGCCTCAATCCCATATGCCGCTAGCAAAGCTGCTCTTAACCATATGACAAGTCTGCTTGCTTTGAGCCTTGCACCAATGATTCGCGTAAATGCGATCGCACCGGGTTTAGTCGAGACTCCGATGAGCGAGAACTGGACAGCAGCACGAAAGCTTTGGGAGGAGCGATCGCCGATGGGACGGGGAGCGCAACCGGAGGAGATCGCGCAAGTAGCTTCTATGCTTATTGCCAGTCACTATCTTACGGGCGAGATTTTGATTGTAGATGGGGGGCTGAACCTCACTTGA